In a genomic window of Pseudomonas putida:
- the hflD gene encoding high frequency lysogenization protein HflD, producing MSPIQEQLTALGGVFLAAVLVDRIAKTGQTNEAGLTCMLGSLLIRDPKDTLEVYGGDDINLREGYRALIGALERDPSALQREPLRYALSMLGLERQLAKRDDMLDIIGKRLPQIQSQVDHFGPAHENVVAACGALYQDTLSTLRQRIQVHGDMRNLQQPSNASKIRALLLAGIRSARLWRQLGGHRWQLVISRRKLLKELYPLMRSS from the coding sequence ATGAGCCCCATTCAGGAGCAACTGACAGCGCTGGGCGGCGTGTTTCTCGCCGCCGTGCTGGTGGACAGAATCGCCAAGACCGGTCAGACCAACGAAGCAGGCCTGACCTGCATGCTCGGCAGCCTGTTGATCCGCGACCCCAAGGACACCCTGGAAGTCTACGGCGGCGACGACATCAATCTGCGCGAAGGTTACCGCGCTCTGATCGGCGCCCTCGAACGCGACCCGAGCGCTCTGCAGCGCGAACCGCTGCGCTATGCACTGTCCATGCTCGGCCTTGAGCGACAGCTGGCCAAGCGCGATGACATGCTCGACATCATCGGCAAGCGCCTGCCGCAGATTCAGTCCCAGGTCGACCATTTCGGCCCGGCCCACGAAAACGTGGTCGCCGCCTGCGGCGCGCTGTACCAGGACACCCTGAGCACCCTGCGCCAACGCATTCAGGTGCACGGTGACATGCGCAACCTGCAGCAACCGAGCAACGCCTCGAAAATTCGCGCCCTGCTGCTCGCCGGCATCCGTTCGGCACGCCTGTGGCGGCAGCTGGGTGGTCACCGCTGGCAGCTGGTAATCAGCCGCCGCAAGCTGCTCAAAGAACTGTACCCGTTGATGCGCAGCAGCTGA
- the clpS gene encoding ATP-dependent Clp protease adapter ClpS yields the protein MHAISQIRLTFNQDRPFLQKDHPEEHDDDSAGVAVQEAKPALQAPPMYKVVLFNDDYTPMDFVVEVLEVFFNLNRELATKVMLAVHTEGRAVCGVFTRDIAETKAMQVNQYARESQHPLLCEIEKDG from the coding sequence ATGCATGCAATCAGCCAGATTCGACTAACATTCAATCAGGATCGCCCGTTTCTCCAGAAGGATCATCCAGAGGAACACGACGACGATTCCGCAGGCGTTGCTGTTCAGGAGGCCAAGCCTGCTTTACAGGCGCCGCCGATGTACAAGGTTGTTCTGTTTAATGATGACTACACACCGATGGATTTCGTCGTCGAAGTGCTCGAGGTGTTTTTTAACCTGAATCGCGAGCTGGCGACCAAGGTCATGCTGGCCGTCCATACAGAAGGACGGGCAGTATGTGGAGTGTTTACCCGCGACATCGCCGAGACCAAGGCCATGCAGGTCAACCAGTACGCCAGGGAAAGCCAGCATCCGCTACTCTGTGAAATCGAGAAGGACGGTTAA
- the cspD gene encoding cold shock domain-containing protein CspD, with amino-acid sequence MAFGKVKWFNNAKGYGFINEDGKTEDLFAHYSAIKMEGYKTLKAGQAVTFNIIQGPKGLHAVEIHDAAIKNTDAAAVAVPDSAHDTALS; translated from the coding sequence ATGGCGTTCGGCAAGGTGAAATGGTTCAACAATGCCAAGGGATATGGCTTCATCAACGAGGACGGCAAGACAGAAGACCTGTTTGCCCACTACTCGGCCATCAAGATGGAAGGCTACAAAACCCTGAAGGCTGGCCAGGCAGTCACCTTCAATATTATTCAGGGGCCCAAGGGCCTGCATGCGGTCGAGATTCATGACGCTGCGATCAAGAATACTGATGCGGCGGCAGTCGCGGTGCCCGACAGCGCCCATGACACGGCCCTGAGCTGA
- the mnmA gene encoding tRNA 2-thiouridine(34) synthase MnmA, producing the protein MRDPAPSDTQKKRVIVGMSGGVDSSVSALLLIEQGYEVEGLFMKNWEEDDGTEYCTAMDDLADAQAVCDKIGIKLHTANFAAEYWDNVFEHFLEEYKAGRTPNPDILCNREIKFKAFLDYAMMLGADLIATGHYVRRRDIDGRTELLKGLDPNKDQSYFLHAVGGEQIAKTLFPVGELEKPQVRAIAEKYELATAKKKDSTGICFIGERRFTDFLKQYLPAQPGEIKTTEGEVIGRHHGLMYHTIGQRQGLGIGGLKDAGDEPWYVLIKDLEHNELIVGQGNDHPYLFSRALLASDIYWVNPIDLSQPRRLTAKVRYRQCDQPCTLEKTATGYRATFDDPQRAVTPGQSVVFYDGEICLGGGVIEVAEPWTSKGALKGEQQ; encoded by the coding sequence ATGCGTGATCCAGCCCCTTCTGATACACAAAAGAAGCGCGTCATTGTCGGCATGTCCGGCGGCGTGGACTCTTCCGTTTCCGCTCTCCTGCTGATCGAGCAGGGCTACGAGGTGGAAGGCCTGTTCATGAAGAACTGGGAAGAAGACGACGGAACCGAATATTGCACCGCCATGGATGACCTGGCGGACGCCCAGGCCGTTTGCGACAAAATCGGCATCAAGCTGCACACCGCCAACTTCGCCGCCGAATACTGGGACAACGTCTTCGAGCACTTCCTTGAAGAGTACAAGGCCGGCCGCACGCCGAACCCGGACATCCTGTGCAACCGCGAGATCAAGTTCAAGGCGTTCCTCGACTACGCGATGATGCTCGGTGCCGACCTGATCGCCACCGGTCACTACGTGCGCCGCCGCGACATCGACGGTCGCACCGAACTGCTCAAGGGCCTGGACCCGAACAAGGACCAGAGCTACTTCCTGCACGCCGTCGGCGGCGAACAGATCGCCAAGACCCTGTTCCCGGTCGGCGAACTGGAAAAGCCCCAGGTGCGCGCAATCGCCGAGAAGTACGAACTGGCGACCGCGAAGAAAAAGGATTCCACCGGGATCTGCTTCATCGGCGAGCGTCGTTTCACTGACTTCCTCAAGCAGTACCTGCCGGCTCAACCGGGTGAAATCAAAACCACCGAAGGCGAAGTCATTGGCCGTCATCACGGCCTGATGTACCACACGATCGGTCAGCGCCAGGGCCTGGGCATTGGCGGCCTGAAAGATGCTGGCGACGAGCCGTGGTACGTCCTGATCAAGGACCTGGAGCACAACGAACTGATCGTAGGCCAGGGCAATGATCATCCGTATCTGTTCTCCCGCGCCCTGCTCGCCTCCGACATCTATTGGGTTAATCCGATCGACCTGAGCCAGCCGCGCAGACTGACTGCCAAGGTCCGCTACCGCCAGTGCGACCAGCCCTGCACCCTGGAAAAAACCGCCACCGGCTACCGCGCAACCTTCGATGACCCGCAACGCGCGGTCACTCCAGGCCAGTCCGTGGTGTTTTACGACGGCGAAATCTGCCTCGGCGGCGGCGTGATCGAAGTCGCCGAGCCATGGACCAGCAAAGGCGCTCTCAAAGGCGAACAGCAATGA
- the purB gene encoding adenylosuccinate lyase, translated as MQLSSLTAVSPVDGRYAGKTQALRPIFSEYGLIRARVLVEVRWLQRLAAHPAISEVPAFSAEANAVLNALAENFSLEHAERVKEIERTTNHDVKAIEYLLKEQAAKLPELAKVSEFIHFACTSEDINNLSHALMLREGRDDVMLPLMRQTANAIRELAQRFADVPMLSRTHGQPASPTTLGKELANVVYRLERQIAQVAAVPLLGKINGAVGNYNAHLSAYPQIDWEANARAFIEDELGLGFNPYTTQIEPHDYIAELFDAIARFNTILIDFDRDIWGYISLGYFKQRTIAGEIGSSTMPHKVNPIDFENSEGNLGIANALFQHLASKLPISRWQRDLTDSTVLRNLGVGFAHSVIAYEASLKGISKLELNAQKIAEDLDACWEVLAEPIQTVMRRYNIENPYEKLKELTRGKGISPEALQTFIDGLEMPAEAKAELKQLTPANYIGNAVAQAKRI; from the coding sequence ATGCAGCTCTCTTCGCTCACTGCGGTTTCCCCTGTTGACGGCCGCTACGCCGGCAAAACCCAGGCCCTGCGCCCAATTTTCAGCGAGTACGGCCTGATCCGTGCCCGCGTTCTGGTTGAAGTACGCTGGCTCCAGCGCCTGGCCGCTCACCCTGCCATCAGCGAAGTGCCGGCGTTCTCCGCCGAAGCCAACGCTGTACTCAACGCCTTGGCGGAAAACTTCTCTCTGGAACACGCCGAGCGCGTCAAAGAGATCGAGCGCACCACCAACCACGACGTCAAAGCCATCGAATACCTGCTCAAAGAGCAAGCGGCCAAACTGCCGGAACTGGCCAAGGTCAGCGAATTCATCCACTTCGCCTGCACCAGCGAGGACATCAACAACCTGTCCCACGCCCTGATGCTGCGCGAAGGCCGTGATGACGTGATGCTGCCGCTGATGCGCCAGACCGCCAACGCCATCCGCGAACTGGCCCAGCGTTTCGCTGACGTGCCAATGCTGTCGCGCACCCACGGTCAACCGGCTTCGCCGACCACCCTGGGCAAAGAACTGGCCAACGTGGTTTACCGCCTGGAGCGCCAGATCGCTCAGGTCGCCGCCGTTCCGCTGCTGGGCAAGATCAACGGCGCCGTCGGCAACTACAACGCGCACCTGTCGGCCTACCCGCAGATCGACTGGGAAGCCAACGCCCGCGCCTTCATCGAAGACGAGCTGGGTCTGGGCTTCAACCCGTACACCACGCAGATCGAGCCGCACGATTACATCGCCGAGCTGTTCGACGCGATCGCGCGTTTCAACACCATCCTGATCGACTTCGACCGCGATATCTGGGGCTACATCTCCCTGGGTTATTTCAAACAGCGCACCATCGCTGGCGAAATCGGTTCGTCGACCATGCCGCACAAGGTCAACCCGATCGACTTCGAAAACTCCGAAGGCAACCTGGGTATCGCCAACGCACTGTTCCAGCACCTGGCGAGCAAGCTGCCGATCTCACGCTGGCAGCGCGATCTGACGGACTCCACCGTCCTGCGCAACCTCGGTGTCGGCTTCGCCCACAGCGTGATCGCGTACGAAGCGAGCCTCAAAGGCATCAGCAAGCTTGAGCTGAACGCGCAGAAGATCGCCGAAGACCTGGACGCCTGCTGGGAAGTCCTCGCCGAGCCGATCCAGACCGTGATGCGCCGCTACAACATCGAAAACCCGTACGAGAAGCTGAAAGAACTGACGCGCGGCAAGGGCATCAGCCCAGAAGCGCTGCAGACTTTCATCGATGGCCTGGAGATGCCAGCCGAAGCGAAAGCCGAGCTCAAGCAACTGACTCCGGCCAACTACATCGGCAACGCTGTAGCGCAAGCAAAACGCATCTGA
- a CDS encoding NADP-dependent isocitrate dehydrogenase — protein sequence MPTRSKIIYTFTDEAPALATYSLLPIVEAFTASADIAMETRDISLAGRILASFPEQLGDKAVADHLAELGELAVTPEANIIKLPNISASVPQLQAAIKELQAQGYNLPDYPETVTCDADKEAKARYDKVKGSAVNPVLREGNSDRRAPLSVKNYARKHPHKMGAWAADSKSHVAHMSTGDFYGSEKAALIDAADAVKIELIAQDGTATVLKEKTSVQAGEILDCAVMSKNALRAFIAAEIESAKQQGVLLSVHLKATMMKVSDPIMFGQIVAEFYKEALTKHADVLAQIGFNLNNGIGDLYARIKSLPAEQQAAIEADIQAVYAARPSLAMVNSDKGITNLHVPSDVIVDASMPAMIRDSGKMWGTDGQLHDTKAVIPDRCYATIYQAVIEDCKANGAFDPTTMGSVPNVGLMAKKAEEYGSHDKTFQIKVDGVVRVTDSKGTVLMEQAVEAGDIFRMCQTKDAPIQDWVKLAVNRARASATPAIFWLDPMRAHDGVVIEKVQAYLKDHDTAGLDIQIMAPVAAMKYTLQRTREGKDTISVTGNVLRDYLTDLFPIMELGTSAKMLSIVPLMNGGGLFETGAGGSAPKHVQQLLEENFLRWDSLGEFLALAASLEHLGVTYNNAKALVLAKTLDQATGLFLDNNKSPSRKVGNIDNRGSHFYLALYWAQALAAQTEDAALQAQFAPLAKTLTENEATIVAELNAVQGKPVDIGGYYHANAELISKAMRPSATLNAAIAALV from the coding sequence ATGCCCACCCGCTCGAAGATCATCTATACCTTCACCGACGAAGCTCCCGCCCTCGCCACCTATTCACTGCTGCCAATCGTAGAGGCCTTCACCGCCTCCGCCGATATCGCCATGGAAACCCGCGATATCTCCCTAGCAGGGCGCATCCTGGCCAGCTTCCCCGAGCAACTGGGCGACAAAGCCGTAGCCGACCACCTCGCCGAACTGGGCGAACTGGCCGTTACGCCTGAAGCCAACATCATCAAGCTGCCGAACATCAGCGCCTCGGTTCCGCAACTGCAAGCCGCGATCAAGGAACTGCAAGCCCAGGGCTACAACCTGCCGGACTACCCGGAAACCGTGACCTGCGACGCCGACAAAGAAGCCAAGGCCCGCTACGACAAGGTCAAGGGCAGCGCCGTGAACCCGGTTCTGCGTGAAGGCAACTCCGACCGTCGCGCCCCGCTGTCGGTCAAGAACTACGCGCGCAAGCACCCGCACAAAATGGGCGCCTGGGCTGCGGACTCCAAGTCCCACGTAGCGCACATGAGCACCGGTGACTTCTACGGCAGCGAAAAAGCCGCCCTGATCGACGCCGCTGACGCCGTGAAGATCGAACTGATCGCGCAAGACGGCACCGCCACCGTCCTGAAGGAAAAAACCAGCGTTCAGGCTGGCGAGATCCTCGACTGCGCCGTGATGAGCAAAAACGCCCTGCGTGCCTTCATCGCCGCCGAAATCGAAAGCGCCAAGCAACAAGGCGTGCTGCTGTCGGTTCACCTCAAAGCCACCATGATGAAGGTCTCCGACCCGATCATGTTCGGCCAGATCGTTGCCGAGTTCTATAAAGAAGCCCTGACCAAGCACGCTGACGTGCTGGCACAGATCGGCTTCAACCTGAACAACGGCATCGGCGACCTGTACGCCCGCATCAAATCCCTGCCGGCCGAGCAGCAAGCCGCTATCGAAGCCGATATCCAGGCGGTCTACGCCGCTCGTCCTTCGCTGGCGATGGTCAACTCCGACAAGGGCATCACCAACCTGCACGTGCCGAGCGACGTCATCGTCGACGCCTCGATGCCTGCCATGATCCGTGACTCCGGCAAGATGTGGGGCACCGATGGCCAGCTGCACGACACCAAGGCCGTGATCCCGGATCGCTGCTACGCCACCATCTACCAGGCAGTGATCGAAGACTGCAAGGCAAACGGTGCGTTCGATCCGACCACCATGGGCAGCGTGCCGAACGTTGGCCTGATGGCCAAGAAAGCCGAAGAGTACGGCTCCCACGACAAGACCTTCCAGATCAAGGTCGACGGCGTGGTTCGCGTGACCGACAGCAAAGGCACCGTGCTGATGGAGCAGGCCGTTGAAGCCGGCGACATCTTCCGCATGTGCCAGACCAAGGACGCGCCGATCCAGGATTGGGTCAAGCTGGCCGTCAACCGTGCCCGCGCAAGCGCCACTCCGGCCATTTTCTGGCTGGACCCGATGCGCGCCCACGACGGCGTGGTGATCGAGAAAGTTCAGGCTTACCTGAAGGATCACGACACTGCCGGCCTGGACATCCAGATCATGGCACCAGTCGCCGCGATGAAGTACACCCTGCAGCGCACCCGCGAAGGCAAGGACACCATTTCGGTCACCGGTAACGTTCTGCGTGACTACCTGACCGACCTGTTCCCGATCATGGAACTGGGCACCAGCGCCAAGATGCTGTCGATCGTGCCGCTGATGAACGGTGGCGGCCTGTTCGAAACCGGCGCCGGCGGTTCGGCTCCGAAGCACGTTCAGCAGTTGCTGGAAGAAAACTTCCTGCGCTGGGATTCCCTGGGCGAGTTCCTGGCCCTGGCCGCTTCCCTGGAACACCTGGGCGTGACCTACAACAACGCCAAGGCGCTGGTTCTGGCCAAGACCCTGGATCAGGCGACCGGCCTGTTCCTGGACAACAACAAGTCGCCATCGCGTAAAGTCGGCAACATCGACAACCGCGGCAGCCACTTCTACCTGGCGCTGTACTGGGCTCAGGCCCTGGCCGCCCAGACCGAAGACGCTGCACTGCAAGCACAGTTCGCACCGCTGGCCAAGACCCTGACCGAGAACGAAGCAACCATCGTTGCCGAGCTCAACGCCGTTCAAGGCAAGCCAGTGGACATCGGCGGTTACTACCACGCCAATGCCGAGCTGATCAGCAAGGCCATGCGCCCGAGCGCCACGCTCAACGCGGCGATTGCTGCGCTGGTGTAA
- the icd gene encoding NADP-dependent isocitrate dehydrogenase: protein MGYKKIQVPAVGDKITVNADHSLNVPDNPIIPFIEGDGIGVDVSPVMIKVVDAAVEKAYGGKRKISWMEVYAGEKATQVYDQDTWLPQETLDAVKDYVVSIKGPLTTPVGGGIRSLNVALRQQLDLYVCLRPVVWFQGVPSPVKKPGDVDMVIFRENSEDIYAGIEWKAGSPEANKVIKFLKEEMGVTKIRFDQDCGIGIKPVSKEGTQRLVRKALQYVVDNDRKSLTIVHKGNIMKFTEGAFKDWGYEVAKNEFGAELLDGGPWMKFKNPKTGREVIVKDAIADAMLQQILLRPAEYDVIATLNLNGDYLSDALAAEVGGIGIAPGANLSDTVAMFEATHGTAPKYAGKDQVNPGSVILSAEMMLRHLGWTEAADLIIKGTNGAIAAKTVTYDFERLMEGATLVSSSGFGEALIKHM, encoded by the coding sequence ATGGGTTACAAGAAGATTCAGGTTCCAGCCGTCGGCGACAAAATCACCGTCAATGCAGACCATTCTCTCAATGTTCCTGACAATCCGATCATCCCGTTCATCGAAGGCGACGGTATTGGCGTCGACGTCAGTCCCGTCATGATCAAAGTGGTTGATGCTGCCGTGGAAAAGGCCTATGGGGGCAAGCGCAAGATTTCCTGGATGGAAGTCTATGCCGGCGAGAAAGCCACCCAGGTCTATGACCAGGACACCTGGCTGCCCCAGGAAACCCTGGATGCCGTGAAAGATTACGTGGTTTCCATCAAGGGCCCGCTGACCACGCCAGTCGGTGGTGGTATCCGCTCGCTCAACGTTGCCCTGCGCCAACAGCTGGATCTGTATGTCTGCCTGCGGCCGGTGGTGTGGTTCCAGGGTGTTCCGAGCCCGGTGAAAAAGCCTGGCGACGTCGATATGGTGATCTTCCGCGAGAACTCCGAAGACATCTATGCCGGTATCGAATGGAAGGCCGGCTCGCCTGAAGCCAATAAAGTCATCAAGTTCCTGAAGGAAGAAATGGGTGTCACCAAGATCCGTTTCGACCAGGACTGCGGCATCGGCATCAAGCCGGTGTCGAAAGAAGGCACCCAGCGCCTGGTGCGCAAGGCCTTGCAGTACGTAGTGGACAACGACCGCAAGTCGCTGACCATCGTGCACAAGGGCAACATCATGAAATTCACCGAAGGTGCCTTCAAGGACTGGGGCTATGAGGTGGCGAAGAACGAATTCGGCGCCGAGCTGCTCGATGGCGGCCCGTGGATGAAGTTCAAGAACCCGAAAACCGGTCGCGAAGTCATCGTCAAGGATGCCATCGCCGACGCCATGCTCCAGCAGATCCTGCTGCGCCCGGCCGAATACGACGTGATTGCCACGCTGAACCTCAACGGCGACTACCTCTCCGACGCCCTGGCGGCGGAAGTGGGTGGTATCGGTATCGCACCGGGCGCCAACCTTTCGGACACCGTGGCCATGTTCGAGGCCACCCATGGCACTGCGCCGAAGTACGCCGGCAAGGATCAGGTCAACCCGGGTTCGGTGATTCTTTCGGCGGAGATGATGCTGCGTCACCTGGGCTGGACCGAGGCGGCGGACCTGATCATCAAGGGCACCAACGGCGCGATCGCGGCCAAGACCGTGACCTATGACTTCGAGCGTCTGATGGAAGGCGCCACGCTGGTTTCGTCTTCCGGATTCGGTGAAGCCCTGATCAAGCACATGTAA
- a CDS encoding NUDIX hydrolase → MDWQPHITVATIVEDNGRFLMVEESKGGRNVLNQPAGHLDPNETLIEAAVRETLEETGWDVEPTGVLGIYLYTAPSNGVTYQRVCFIAKALKHHPDYPLDDGIVGAKWLTHEELIEQRDNWRSELIIRCIDDYLAGNHFSLELIRPSL, encoded by the coding sequence ATGGACTGGCAACCCCACATCACCGTCGCCACCATCGTCGAAGACAACGGCCGCTTCCTGATGGTCGAAGAATCCAAGGGTGGCCGTAACGTGCTCAACCAGCCCGCCGGCCACCTGGACCCGAACGAAACCCTGATCGAAGCGGCCGTACGCGAAACCCTCGAGGAAACCGGCTGGGACGTCGAGCCGACCGGCGTGCTGGGCATTTACCTCTATACCGCCCCCAGCAACGGCGTAACCTATCAACGGGTGTGCTTCATCGCCAAAGCGCTGAAACACCATCCCGATTACCCACTGGACGACGGCATCGTCGGCGCCAAGTGGTTGACCCACGAAGAATTAATCGAGCAGCGCGACAACTGGCGCAGCGAGCTGATCATTCGCTGCATCGATGATTATCTGGCCGGCAATCACTTCAGCCTCGAATTGATCCGCCCTTCCCTTTAG